A part of Neodiprion pinetum isolate iyNeoPine1 chromosome 4, iyNeoPine1.2, whole genome shotgun sequence genomic DNA contains:
- the Rad60 gene encoding DNA repair protein Rad60, whose protein sequence is MDSSSDDDCYINSAKTLKALKKQLIVNGSPSDQEAPAVPQDGTQPYMLEDCLISEVHLAPKTKRSSRRTRGRGPRMSRRIADREPEESEILPQLFAKKPPVQSISLIDSDPEDMIVTMNSDDDKDAAGDDALVNYEMTIKINWQSARLERVPLRRYQEFSKVFEYFSTMVNIPQERIWLVLRNEITIKPSDTPDSLGLTIVDIIEGGIIDGSTEHRCTDKTIVDKDCINIKIQTKDQKKTLNISIKKGQKIKVLMMKCAEQLNIPEDKIKFQFDGEPVHPNETAESLDLEGGECFDMYTIP, encoded by the exons ATGGATAGTTCTTCGGATGACGACTGTTACATTAATTCTGCGAAAACATTAAAAG CATTAAAGAAACAACTGATCGTTAATGGCAGTCCCAGCGATCAAGAAGCACCAGCAGTCCCACAGGATGGGACGCAACCCTATATGCTTGAAGATTGCTTAATTAG TGAGGTGCACTTAGCACCTAAAACTAAAAGATCTTCGCGTAGAACTCGTGGTAGAGGTCCCAGAATGAGTCGGAGAATAGCTGATCGCGAACCAGAAGAATCAGAGATCCTTCCACAACTTTTTGCCAAAAAACCACCAGTTCAATCA ATTTCTTTAATAGATTCTGATCCAGAAGACATGATAGTTACAATGAATTCTGATGATGACAAAGATGCAGCAGGTGATGATGCACTTGTAAATTATGAAATGACCATAAAAATCAATTGGCAATCTGCTAGACTCGAGCGTGTACCTCTCAGACGG TATCAAGAGTTCTCAAAGGTTTTTGAGTACTTCTCTACAATGGTAAACATACCTCAAGAGAGAATATGGTTAGTTTTGCGAAATGAGATCACGATAAAACCAAGTGATACACCAGATTCCTTAGGTCTCACTATTGTAGATATAATTG aggGTGGAATTATTGATGGTAGTACGGAGCATCGTTGTACTGATAAAACCATTGTGGACAAGGATTGTATCAACATTAAAATTCAAACTAAGGATCAAAAGAAAACACTGAATATTTCCATTAAGAAAGGTCAAAAAATTAAGGTACTCATGATGAAATGTGCAGAGCAACTGAACATTCCAGAAGACAAGATCAAATTCCAATTTGACGGTGAGCCAGTACACCCTAATGAAACTGCTGAGAGTTTGGACTTGGAAGGCGGAGAATGCTTCGATATGTATACAATACcgtaa